One window of the Haloarcula halobia genome contains the following:
- a CDS encoding ECF transporter S component, with amino-acid sequence MAETGVSFWRGVALDFSTRAFVLIPVAIGLNVIGGTFTRVLRLPLFLDVIGTILLAIIAGPWVAVVAGASTNLILGVTTSPSTAFFAVVQIAIALVAGWMATSGWFMDVSDTRDYARLFLAGVILAIVSTLTATPIQVIVLGGFSGAGQDAAVGALMATGSSIVEAVFATQFTIDITDKLISLGVAYGVARQIPERYLPSFGQQVLNE; translated from the coding sequence ATGGCAGAGACCGGTGTCTCGTTCTGGCGCGGCGTCGCGCTCGACTTCTCGACCCGGGCGTTCGTGCTGATTCCGGTCGCGATCGGGCTCAACGTCATCGGTGGGACGTTCACCCGCGTACTGCGTCTCCCGCTGTTCCTCGACGTCATCGGGACGATCCTCCTGGCGATCATCGCCGGGCCGTGGGTGGCGGTCGTCGCCGGCGCTTCGACGAACCTCATACTGGGTGTCACGACGTCGCCGAGCACGGCGTTCTTCGCGGTCGTCCAGATAGCAATCGCACTGGTCGCTGGATGGATGGCGACGAGTGGCTGGTTCATGGACGTCTCTGACACGAGAGACTACGCGCGCCTGTTCCTGGCGGGCGTGATCCTCGCTATCGTGTCCACGCTGACCGCGACGCCGATCCAGGTCATCGTCCTCGGTGGGTTCAGTGGTGCCGGGCAAGACGCCGCCGTCGGGGCGCTGATGGCCACCGGGTCGAGCATCGTCGAAGCGGTGTTCGCAACCCAGTTCACCATCGACATCACGGACAAGTTGATCAGTCTGGGCGTGGCGTACGGGGTCGCGCGGCAGATCCCCGAACGCTACCTCCCGTCTTTCGGGCAACAAGTGCTGAACGAGTAG
- a CDS encoding gamma-glutamyltransferase family protein, with protein sequence MTGTGDIDIYGSRRSTVYAREGVVATSQPLAAEAGVQALRDGGNAFDAAVTTAAVLNVVEPFSTGIGGDVFALYRTADDEVGALRAIGGGPTDASLDALREAVEADDTEGTPELPERGPLTVTPPGAARGWERTVEDLGVRSFATALEPAIRYAREGFPVTEVIANQWADWSDALRNDHATETFLPGGEAPDPGDVVRFPALADTFEQVVDGGADALYEGPIGERIVETVRSRGGFLSTDDLAAVEAEYVDPVSTTYGDAEVYELPAPNQGPIALEALNVANEVDAGSFPDGSVEGTHRYVEAFKRAFHDGHQYVTDPRYESLPPLTQREWAAERAATITDVASDDVSPRVPGNDRAEDADTVLLTVADDEGNVVSFINSIFTAFGSGLAAAGTGVVLQSRGASFSLDPDHPNQFEPGKLPFHTLVPAVAKFGPDDWAAFGVMGGYMQPQGHLQVLAALLDHDASLQDALDRPRWRYRSDGRLAVEARLDDRLTTKLARRGHELAVEPPDEFGGGQIVRNHNGVLSGATDPRKDGTVAGF encoded by the coding sequence ATGACTGGGACAGGAGATATCGACATCTACGGCTCGCGCCGCTCGACGGTGTACGCACGCGAGGGAGTCGTCGCGACGAGCCAACCGCTCGCTGCGGAGGCGGGCGTGCAGGCACTCCGCGACGGGGGCAACGCCTTCGACGCCGCCGTCACCACCGCGGCGGTGTTGAACGTCGTCGAACCCTTCAGCACGGGCATCGGCGGTGATGTGTTCGCGCTCTACCGGACCGCCGACGACGAGGTCGGGGCGCTCCGGGCCATCGGCGGGGGTCCAACAGACGCCTCCCTCGACGCGCTCCGCGAGGCCGTCGAGGCCGACGACACGGAAGGTACACCGGAACTACCGGAGCGCGGACCCCTCACTGTCACGCCGCCGGGCGCGGCGCGTGGCTGGGAGCGGACTGTCGAAGACCTGGGGGTGCGGAGTTTCGCAACCGCGCTCGAACCAGCCATCCGATACGCCCGAGAGGGGTTCCCAGTCACGGAGGTCATCGCGAACCAGTGGGCCGACTGGAGTGATGCGCTCCGGAACGACCACGCGACGGAGACGTTCCTGCCGGGCGGCGAGGCCCCCGACCCCGGCGATGTGGTCCGGTTCCCGGCACTGGCCGACACGTTCGAACAGGTCGTGGACGGCGGTGCAGACGCCCTCTACGAGGGCCCCATCGGCGAGCGAATCGTCGAGACAGTCCGCTCCCGCGGCGGGTTCCTCTCGACCGACGACCTCGCGGCCGTCGAGGCCGAGTACGTCGACCCAGTTTCGACGACGTACGGGGACGCCGAGGTATACGAGCTTCCGGCACCGAACCAGGGCCCAATCGCTCTGGAGGCGCTGAACGTCGCGAACGAGGTCGATGCGGGGTCCTTCCCGGACGGGTCCGTCGAGGGCACGCACCGCTACGTCGAGGCGTTCAAGCGCGCGTTCCACGACGGCCATCAGTACGTCACGGACCCGCGTTACGAGTCGCTCCCACCGCTGACCCAGAGAGAGTGGGCGGCCGAACGCGCCGCGACTATCACGGACGTGGCGTCGGACGACGTGTCCCCGCGAGTGCCCGGTAACGACCGCGCCGAGGACGCCGACACGGTCTTGCTCACCGTCGCCGACGACGAGGGCAACGTCGTCTCGTTCATCAACTCTATCTTCACCGCCTTCGGCAGCGGCCTCGCCGCGGCGGGGACGGGCGTCGTCCTGCAGAGCAGGGGGGCGTCGTTCTCTCTCGACCCGGACCATCCCAACCAGTTCGAACCGGGGAAACTGCCGTTCCACACGCTCGTCCCGGCCGTGGCAAAGTTCGGCCCCGACGACTGGGCCGCCTTCGGTGTCATGGGTGGTTACATGCAGCCACAGGGCCATCTGCAGGTGCTCGCAGCGCTCCTCGACCACGACGCGTCGTTACAGGATGCGCTCGACCGCCCGCGGTGGCGGTATCGGTCTGACGGCCGCCTCGCTGTCGAGGCCCGCCTCGACGACCGCCTGACGACCAAACTCGCTCGCCGGGGCCACGAACTCGCTGTCGAACCGCCGGACGAGTTCGGCGGCGGCCAGATCGTTCGCAATCACAACGGCGTGCTCTCCGGCGCGACGGACCCCCGGAAAGACGGTACCGTCGCCGGATTCTGA
- a CDS encoding IclR family transcriptional regulator — translation MDYEANRRVETSARTFALVEHLSGVGQAGVSELASELEMSKGIVHNHLSTLREEGYVRKIDGRYQLSPKLLDVGFEARSNSPLYRYATEVCREFAGHLDVGIALFEQANRSCTIVEAHRVPEQVAVEVGSSLPFYDSLVGLVIHAVDGAERDEDGEPSTYDVDQIKTDLDADGYTVGPLAGENLTESVAVPIVTEDGVCYGSVGVLLPDDREAERKQRVAEGVVSLRNRIESRFDSGWTGERSFTTEKHTWVG, via the coding sequence ATGGACTACGAAGCGAATCGCCGGGTGGAAACGAGCGCCCGAACGTTTGCGTTAGTAGAACACCTGAGCGGCGTGGGACAGGCCGGGGTTTCCGAACTCGCGTCCGAACTGGAGATGAGCAAAGGCATCGTCCACAACCATCTGAGTACCCTCCGAGAGGAGGGATACGTCCGAAAGATCGACGGTCGATACCAGCTCAGCCCGAAACTGTTGGACGTCGGGTTCGAGGCGCGTTCGAACTCGCCGCTCTACCGGTATGCAACCGAGGTCTGCAGAGAGTTCGCGGGACATCTGGACGTCGGCATCGCACTCTTCGAGCAGGCGAACAGAAGCTGTACGATCGTAGAGGCCCATCGCGTTCCGGAACAGGTTGCGGTGGAGGTAGGGAGTAGCCTCCCGTTCTACGATTCGCTCGTCGGTCTCGTAATTCACGCCGTAGATGGCGCGGAGCGAGACGAGGACGGTGAACCGAGCACGTACGACGTCGACCAGATCAAGACGGATCTCGACGCAGACGGGTACACCGTCGGACCGCTCGCTGGAGAGAACCTCACCGAGAGTGTGGCCGTCCCGATCGTCACCGAGGACGGCGTGTGTTACGGGAGCGTCGGCGTGTTGCTCCCGGACGACCGGGAAGCAGAACGGAAACAGCGGGTCGCGGAGGGAGTGGTGTCACTCCGCAATCGGATCGAGAGCCGGTTCGACTCCGGGTGGACCGGGGAGCGGTCGTTCACGACAGAGAAGCACACGTGGGTCGGCTGA
- a CDS encoding HpcH/HpaI aldolase/citrate lyase family protein — protein MLTNTTLRRSQLGIPGNERQLVVEAMSSDTDEIVLDLEDSLAPGEKEPARGELIKTVQERDWEDLVLSYRINGTDTRWWYDDVIDVVTAVGEKIDTLVVPKVRTVADVQTVETLLTSVETKAGLDIGSIGLNAQIETADGMNAVTDIAHASDRLTALVFGPADYSASIGATHGSKNYPGHYWHYPLSKISHAAASAGLIAIGGPYTDPDSTEEFSQTCQFECALGYDGKVVINPEQVETANDVFTPDVEKARRAQRIVREYEQTGSNTLAAIDGNVIDREMYHIAKQILAKSEEAGLI, from the coding sequence ATGTTAACTAACACGACGCTGCGCCGTTCACAGCTGGGGATTCCCGGGAACGAACGACAGCTCGTCGTCGAGGCGATGAGCAGCGATACCGACGAGATCGTGCTCGATCTCGAAGATTCGCTCGCCCCCGGAGAGAAAGAACCGGCCCGTGGGGAACTCATCAAGACCGTTCAAGAACGGGACTGGGAGGACCTGGTCCTCAGTTACAGAATCAACGGGACAGACACACGGTGGTGGTACGACGACGTCATCGACGTCGTGACCGCCGTCGGGGAGAAAATCGACACGCTCGTCGTTCCGAAAGTCCGAACCGTCGCCGACGTGCAGACGGTCGAGACGCTCCTGACGAGCGTCGAGACCAAGGCGGGTCTCGACATCGGGTCGATAGGGCTCAACGCACAGATCGAGACGGCAGACGGGATGAACGCCGTGACGGACATCGCCCACGCGAGCGACCGTCTCACTGCACTCGTATTCGGCCCGGCGGACTACTCGGCTTCGATCGGCGCGACACACGGATCGAAGAACTATCCGGGCCACTATTGGCACTACCCGCTGTCGAAGATTTCACACGCCGCCGCGAGTGCGGGACTGATTGCCATCGGTGGGCCGTACACGGACCCGGACAGCACAGAGGAGTTCTCTCAGACGTGTCAGTTCGAGTGCGCGCTCGGGTACGACGGCAAAGTCGTCATCAATCCCGAACAGGTCGAGACGGCAAACGACGTGTTCACGCCGGACGTCGAGAAGGCCCGGCGCGCACAGCGAATCGTCCGGGAATACGAACAGACGGGGTCGAACACGCTCGCTGCGATCGACGGGAACGTCATCGACCGCGAGATGTACCACATCGCTAAACAGATTCTCGCGAAATCCGAGGAAGCCGGCCTCATCTGA
- a CDS encoding CBS domain-containing protein, whose amino-acid sequence MRRFRIGSAFGIPIQLDLTFLLVLPLFAWIIGTQVEQTTGFLNEMLAAGLDPAMLASGNLVWVLGITAAVGLFAGVVLHELGHSLVAIRFGYPIDSITLWLFGGIAQLTEMPEDWKQELAIAIAGPIVSVVLGALSYVAFVVIPGTQSVVLEALRFVLAYLALMNVALAAFNMLPGFPMDGGRVLRALLARRRPYAQATKIAAEVGKIFAIFLGLFGLFVAGNIFLAGLAFFIYIGAAGEARQTSMRAAFEGVTVQDVMTPADHVTSVSPGMSIHELIRTMFEERHTGYPVEKNGEVVGLVALEDARAVREVERDAYTVGDVMTTEILTVAPDLPVMDALTELQSNSVGRLLVTDEDGEFLGLLTRSDIMTALSIIKSSNEYGALGGSESQTMRPEP is encoded by the coding sequence ATGCGCCGGTTCCGCATCGGGAGCGCGTTCGGGATACCCATCCAGCTCGACCTCACCTTCCTGCTGGTGTTGCCCCTGTTCGCCTGGATCATCGGGACGCAAGTCGAGCAGACGACCGGGTTCCTGAACGAGATGCTCGCGGCCGGGCTCGACCCGGCGATGCTGGCGAGTGGTAACCTCGTGTGGGTGCTCGGCATCACCGCCGCCGTCGGCCTGTTCGCCGGCGTCGTCCTCCACGAGCTGGGCCACTCGCTGGTCGCGATTCGATTCGGCTACCCGATCGACTCCATCACGCTCTGGCTCTTTGGCGGCATCGCCCAGCTCACCGAGATGCCCGAGGACTGGAAACAGGAGCTGGCCATCGCCATCGCGGGGCCCATCGTCAGCGTCGTGCTGGGGGCCCTGTCGTACGTGGCGTTCGTCGTCATCCCCGGGACCCAGTCGGTCGTCCTCGAGGCGTTGCGCTTCGTCCTCGCGTACCTCGCGCTGATGAACGTCGCGCTGGCCGCGTTCAACATGCTCCCGGGCTTCCCGATGGACGGCGGGCGCGTCCTCCGGGCCCTGCTGGCCCGTCGGCGCCCCTACGCCCAGGCGACGAAGATCGCCGCCGAAGTCGGGAAGATCTTCGCCATCTTCCTGGGCCTCTTTGGCCTGTTCGTCGCCGGGAACATCTTCCTGGCCGGCCTGGCCTTTTTCATCTACATCGGGGCGGCCGGCGAGGCCCGACAGACCTCGATGCGCGCGGCCTTCGAGGGGGTCACCGTCCAGGACGTGATGACTCCCGCCGACCACGTCACCTCGGTCAGTCCCGGGATGTCCATCCACGAGCTCATCCGGACGATGTTCGAGGAGCGCCACACCGGCTACCCCGTCGAGAAAAACGGCGAGGTCGTCGGACTGGTCGCGCTTGAAGACGCCCGCGCCGTCCGCGAGGTCGAACGGGACGCCTACACCGTCGGCGACGTGATGACCACCGAGATACTCACCGTCGCGCCCGACCTCCCCGTGATGGACGCGCTGACCGAACTCCAGTCGAACTCCGTCGGCCGCCTGCTGGTCACCGACGAGGACGGCGAGTTCCTGGGTCTGCTGACCCGCTCGGACATCATGACCGCGCTCTCGATCATCAAATCCAGCAACGAGTACGGCGCGCTGGGCGGGTCCGAGTCACAGACGATGCGCCCCGAGCCCTAA
- a CDS encoding DEAD/DEAH box helicase: MSQQAAQVDTLFLHERGEEFRVVGQRDGERLFHGVLELKETGAGPRPRRLRIRDGAGEDLRSPDQFVDIARRAARIRISEQTSRRARERAREMLDAYQLDAKVVRTCRFCADAGRYAPITSETAITADDETICPDCAKEELDRELAFNGAITSDARDRLEDLLLEVQDLERITNLLSGDLDPDLTKFDEISATVDDVDLVPTDSLSLHPGIQQHLESRFDTLLPVQSLAVEHGATDGEDQLIVSATATGKTLVGEMAGLDRVLNNKGKMLFLVPLVALANQKYESFRDRYGDMVDVSLRVGASRISDEGGRFDPEADVIVGTYEGIDHALRTGKDLGTVGTVVIDEVHTLGEDERGHRLDGLISRLKHYCETGGAPASDDTQWIYLSATVGNPGQLARKLRANLVEFEERPIPIERHVTFADGREKIDTENKLVKRAFDTKSSKGYRGQTIIFTNSRRRCHQISRKLEYSSAPYHAGLDNRKRQQVERRFADQDIAAVVTTAALAAGVDFPASQVVFDSLAMGIEWLTVQEFEQMLGRAGRPDYHDKGTVYLLVEPDCSYHNSMEMTEDEVAFKLLKGEMEPVVTRYDESAAVEETLANVTVAGNRAKALNDRMVGEVPTKHALGKLLEYEFIDGLEPTPLGRAVTRHFLAPDEAFQLLDGIRKGLDPYDIVAGMELRDEH, encoded by the coding sequence GTGTCCCAGCAGGCTGCACAGGTCGATACCCTCTTTCTCCACGAGCGCGGCGAGGAGTTCCGGGTCGTCGGCCAGCGCGACGGGGAGCGACTGTTCCACGGGGTCTTAGAGCTCAAAGAGACCGGTGCAGGCCCCCGTCCGCGCCGGCTCCGCATCAGGGACGGTGCGGGCGAGGACCTCCGGTCGCCGGACCAGTTCGTCGACATCGCGCGCCGTGCAGCCCGCATCCGCATCTCCGAACAGACCTCCCGGCGGGCGCGAGAGCGCGCCCGGGAGATGCTCGACGCCTACCAGCTCGACGCGAAGGTGGTCCGGACCTGCCGGTTCTGTGCCGACGCCGGCCGGTACGCCCCGATAACGAGCGAGACGGCCATCACGGCCGACGACGAGACCATCTGTCCCGACTGCGCGAAGGAGGAACTCGACCGGGAACTGGCGTTCAACGGCGCGATAACCAGCGACGCCAGGGACCGGCTCGAGGACCTCCTGCTGGAGGTCCAGGACCTGGAGCGAATCACGAACCTGCTCTCGGGCGACCTGGACCCGGACCTGACGAAGTTCGACGAGATATCGGCGACGGTCGACGACGTCGACCTCGTGCCGACCGACTCGCTCTCCTTGCATCCCGGCATCCAGCAGCATCTGGAGTCGCGCTTCGACACGCTGTTGCCGGTCCAGAGCCTCGCGGTCGAACACGGCGCGACCGACGGCGAGGACCAGCTCATCGTCTCGGCGACGGCGACGGGCAAGACGCTCGTCGGCGAGATGGCCGGCCTCGACCGCGTGCTCAACAACAAGGGCAAGATGCTGTTTCTCGTCCCCCTCGTCGCGCTGGCCAACCAGAAGTACGAGTCCTTTCGCGACCGCTACGGCGACATGGTCGACGTCTCCCTGCGCGTGGGCGCCAGTCGCATCTCCGACGAGGGTGGCCGCTTCGACCCGGAGGCGGACGTCATCGTCGGCACCTACGAGGGCATCGACCACGCGCTCCGGACCGGAAAGGACCTCGGCACCGTCGGCACCGTCGTCATCGACGAGGTCCACACGCTCGGCGAGGACGAGCGCGGTCACCGCCTCGATGGCCTCATCTCCCGGCTGAAACACTACTGCGAGACCGGCGGCGCTCCGGCCAGCGACGACACGCAGTGGATCTACCTCTCGGCGACGGTCGGCAACCCCGGCCAGCTCGCCCGGAAACTGCGTGCGAACCTCGTGGAGTTCGAGGAACGACCCATCCCCATCGAGCGCCACGTCACGTTCGCGGACGGGCGTGAGAAGATAGATACCGAGAACAAGCTCGTCAAGCGGGCCTTCGACACGAAATCGAGCAAGGGGTACCGCGGCCAGACCATCATCTTCACGAACTCCCGGCGGCGCTGTCACCAGATCTCCCGGAAACTGGAGTACAGCTCGGCACCGTACCACGCCGGCCTCGACAACCGCAAGCGCCAGCAGGTCGAGCGCCGGTTCGCCGATCAGGACATCGCTGCGGTGGTGACGACGGCCGCACTGGCCGCCGGGGTCGACTTTCCGGCCTCGCAGGTCGTCTTCGACTCGCTGGCGATGGGTATCGAGTGGCTCACCGTCCAGGAGTTCGAGCAGATGCTCGGCCGCGCCGGCCGCCCGGACTACCACGACAAGGGAACCGTCTACCTGCTGGTCGAACCCGACTGTTCGTACCACAACAGCATGGAGATGACCGAGGACGAGGTGGCGTTCAAGCTCCTGAAAGGCGAGATGGAGCCGGTGGTCACCCGCTACGACGAGAGCGCGGCCGTCGAGGAGACGCTGGCGAACGTCACCGTCGCCGGCAATCGGGCGAAGGCGCTCAACGACCGGATGGTCGGCGAGGTGCCGACGAAACACGCACTGGGCAAGCTACTGGAGTACGAGTTCATCGACGGCCTCGAACCGACGCCGCTGGGCCGCGCAGTCACCCGCCACTTCCTCGCGCCCGACGAGGCGTTCCAGCTGCTCGATGGCATCCGCAAGGGGCTGGACCCCTACGACATCGTCGCCGGGATGGAGCTGCGCGACGAGCACTGA